The window cccctcgattagattccagtctgtaactcactcccaggtatctgttattctatatataaaccccccgaacccctcgattagattccagcctgtaactcactcccaggtatctgttattctatatataaaccccccgaacccctcgattagattccagtctgtaactcactcccgggtatctgttattctatatataaacccccccgaacccctcgattagattccagcctgtcattCCCTGTGTACCGTGCGTATTTCGACCAGTCGTAGAATGGCACTCTCGTCCTTCAGTGTGTTTCCCGAGACTTTGCGTAGAATGACGTACACCATGTCCGACAGATACATCGACAGCATCTGGTTCTTCAGCTGCAGGAAACTCAGGCCCTGTGGAGAGGTCGTGTCACCAGGTTATTGGGAGTGAGCAGGGTGTGGATTGAAacttgagaaataggagcaggacgaggccattcggcccctcgagtctgctccgccattcaatcggatcatggttgatcttcgccctcaactccactttccccccccgatccccgtatccctcgattcccccagagtccaaaaatctatcgatctcagtcttgaatatactcaacgactgagcatccacagccctctggggtagagaattccagagattcacaaccctctgagtgaagaaattcctcctcatctcagtcttgaatggccgaccccttatcctgagactatgccccctggttctagactctccagccagggggaaacagcctctcagcatccaccctgtcaaaccccctcagaatcttacatgttacaatgagatcacctctcattcttctgaactccagagagtatcggcccattctactcaatctctgctcataggacaaccctctcatcccaggaatcaatctagtgaaccttcgttgcaccgcctctaaggcaagtatatccttccttagataaggagaccaaaactgtacacagtactccaggtgaggtctcaccaaagccctgtacaactgtagtaagacttcctcactcttgtactccaatcctccttgcaataaaggccaacatggcataggacaaccctctgattCTTCTGAAGTTGGAGGGAGACGAGAGTCCTTCAGGTGCCTttgcccaaagctctggaattcactgagagcaacactggtcgaggagaaggaccaggggtTAAAGAGAAGGGTGTTGGAGAGAGAATATCAGCAGGTGTGCGGGGGCTTTAGGAtataaaaggatatcgaggcactggagaaggtgcaaaaaaagatttaccaggatgatcccagaactgagaggtttataactatcaggaaaggctgaacagactggggctcttttctctgggaaagagaagactgaggggtgacctgatggaggtctttaagattatgagagggttcgatagggtagatgtagagaagatatttccacttgtggggagaccagaactagggggggccataaatataagagagtcagtaataaatccaatggggaattcaggagaaacttctttccccagagagtggtgagaatgtggaactcactcccacaaggagtggttgaggtgaatagtggagatggatttaaggggaagctcgataaacacatgagggagaaagggatagaaggagatggtgagagggtgagatggaggagggagggaggaggctcgagtggagcataaacaccgggatagacccgatgggccgaatggcctgttcctgaccccgaccctcccccagGGTCACGACCCCTGACCCTCCCCCAGGGTCACGACCCCTGACCCTCCCCCAGGGTACTGACCTTGTCGGTCCGCTGAGCCCCGGACCGGATTCGCTGAATTAAATTCTCAACG is drawn from Heptranchias perlo isolate sHepPer1 unplaced genomic scaffold, sHepPer1.hap1 HAP1_SCAFFOLD_832, whole genome shotgun sequence and contains these coding sequences:
- the LOC137319388 gene encoding neuroguidin-A-like, translated to MEAPAVLRILTEQVSSVSAHVENLIQRIRSGAQRTDKGLSFLQLKNQMLSMYLSDMVYVILRKVSGNTLKDESAILRLVEIRTVLEKMRPVNQKLRYQIDKLVKTALTGSLGEDLSPSEAWC